The stretch of DNA TGAGTTGGAAGCTCGTCATCGTCGCCGTGTTCGTCTTCTTCGGGACGTTCTTCGGCTCTGCCCTCATCGCAGAACTCATCTTGAGCGCACAGGGGATTATCTGACGTGACCGACGCCCTCAAACGGCGCGTCTGTGCCGCTATCGACGACCACCGCGAGGAGATTATTGCACTCGCACAGTCGATTCAAGCCGAACCGGAACTCGGCTTCAAGGAAGTCGAAACCACGAAGAAGGTCGCCGCGGTGTTCGAATCGCTCGATTTAGAGGTGGAGACGGACATCGCCATCACCGGCGCTCGCGCTCGCGCTGGCTCTGGTGAGTTCACCGCCGCGGTGTTCGGCGAGCTCGACGCGCTCGTCAACCCCGAACACCCGCTCGCAGATCCCGAGACCGGCGCGTGTCACGCCTGTGGCCACCACGCGCAGGTGGCGAATTTGGCCGGCACGGCGTTCGGCCTCATCGCAAGCGACGTGGTAGACGAACTTGACGGCGAAGTCGAGTTCATTGGCGTCCCCGCAGAGGAGTATCTCGACCTTGGCTATCGCCGCGAACTGGTCGAATCCGGTGACATCGAGTTTTTCGGCGGGAAACAGGAACTCATCCGTCGCGGCTATCTCGATGACATCGACATGGCGATGATGATGCACGCGGGCAGCGACGAACCCGACCGCGTCATCACGAGCAACTTCTCGACCAACGGGTTTGTGGGCAAATTCGTCACCTACACCGGGAAAGAAGCCCACGCGGGGGCCGCTCCCGAAGAAGGTATCAACGCGCTCAACGCCGCGATGATTGGGATGAACGCGGTTCACGCCCAGCGTGAGGTGTTCAAAGACGACGACGCCGTGCGCGTCCACCCGATTATCACGAAGGGTGGCGACGGCGTGAACGTCGTCCCGAGCGACGTGCGCATGGAGTCGTACGTTCGGGCGAAAACGGTGGAAGCCGTCACGGAGGCAAACGAGACGGTCAACCGGGCGCTCACATCGGGCGCGCTCGCGGTCGGCGGCGACATCGAAATCAACGACTTCCCCGGCTACATGCCGCTTCGAACCGACCAGACCATCGTCTCAGCGTACGACGAAAACGCCCGCGAACTGGTGGGCGAGGATGCGGTCACACCGGGCCGTCCGCACATCACCGGTTCGACAGACATGGGCGACGTGACGCAGATTCTGCCGGGCATCCACCCGTGGACGGGCGGTTTCGAGGGCAGCGTCCACTCTCGGGAGTTCGGCGTCGTAGACGAGGAGATGGCGTACATCCTGCCGGCCAAACTCACCGCCTGCACGCTGGTTGACTTGCTCACCGACACCGAAGCCATGGACACCTTGCGGGCCGAAAAGGCCGAAAAACTCTCCTCCGACGAGTATTTGTCCATGATTCGGTCGATTCGAGCCGACGTCGCCGAATCCTACCGCGACTAATCGACTCTCCGATTTCACTGGTTATTTCCCCGAACCATCTCCAAACCTGTCATGTTTTTTCACAATGTCTGACGTATGTTTATGGGTGTAGAAAGGCGGGTATAAGTATGACTCGCGGCAACCGTGTCGAGGAACTCGAAACGCGCGTGAAAGAACTCCAGGCCTCCGTCTCAGGGCTGACCGACGAACTCATCGAGACCAAAGAGCGTGTCAAAGCGCTCGAGGAGGAGGTACAACCAGAAGATCTGCTCGACCGGAAACTCACCCGAAAAACCGAAGCCGAGGACACCTCCGAAGCCACTAAAGGGCAGGAGAGCGAGGATGCAGACAGCACCGACGAGGAATCGACGCAGACGGACGACATCATCGTCGCATAACACAGCCGACCCCGTCGTCACCCAAGATTCCTGGCCGCGTCGCGCGCCAGCTATGCGCGACATCTCGCTGACCTATGCATATCAAAGAAATCGTCCTTGACAACTTCAAAAGCTTCGGGCGCAAGACGCGCATTCCGTTCTACGAGGACTTCACCACGGTCTCTGGCCCGAACGGGTCGGGGAAGTCGAACATCATCGACAGCGTGCTGTTCGCCCTCGGACTCGCTCGAACGCGCGGTATTCGCGCGGAAAAACTGACTGACCTTATCTACAACCCCGGCGACGACGGCGACGCCCGCGGCGACGAAACCCGCGAAGCCAGCGTCGAAGTCGTCCTCGACAATTCAGAGCGGACGCTCAGCCGTCAACAGGTCGTGAGCGCCGCTGGCACCGAGAACATCGGTGAAGTAGACGACATCTCCATCCGTCGACGGGTGAAGGAGACGCCCGAGAACTACTATTCGTACTACTATCTGAACGGCCGTTCGGTGAACCTTTCTGACATTCAAGGGCTGCTCGCCCAAGCGGGCATCACACCTGAAGGCTACAACGTCGTCATGCAGGGCGACGTGACCGGCATCATCCAGATGACGCCGTATGAACGACGGGGCATCATCGACGAAATCGCCGGTGTGGCCGAGTTCGACGCGAAAAAAGACGCCGCCTTCGAGGAACTCGAAGTCGTCAAAGACCGCATCGCAGAAGCCGAACTCCGCATCGAAGAAAAACAGGCCAGACTCGACCAGCTCAAAGACGAACGCGAGACAGCGCTCGAATACAAGGGCTATCGCGAAGAGAAACAGGAGTACGTAGGCTACCTGAAAGCCGCGGAACTCGAAGACAAGCGCGCGGAGTTAGCGAAAACCGAAAAGCGCATCGAGCGCCACGAAAAGAAGCTCGAATCGCTCCAGTCCGACTTAGACGAAAAGCAGGGCCGTGTGCTTCGCTTAGAGGAAGAACTCGAAACCCTCAACGCCGAAATCGAGACGAAAGGCGAAGACGAGCAACTGCGAATCAAGCGCGAAATCGAGGAGGTCAAAGGCGAAATCGCCCGCCTCGAAGACGCCATTTCGGCGGCCGAAGAACGGATTCAAGAGGCAGAACAGCGCCGCCGCGAGGCGTTCATCCAAATCGACCGTAAACAGGAGACGGTCGATGACGTCGAAAGCGAAATCCGCGAGACGAAAGTCGCAAAGGCCTCCGTCGTTGCTGAGATTCAGCAACACGAAGCCAACCTCGCAGAGTTGCAGGCAGAAATCGACGCGGTGGACACCGAGTACGACGAGGTGAAAGCCGAACTGACCGAGAAACGCGAGGCCTTGGAAGAAGCGAAGACGGCGAAAAACGCCACCCAACGCGAGCAAGACCGACTGCTCGACGAGGCACGACGGCGCTCGAACGAGCAGGCAGAAAAGCAGGCAGAAATCGAGACCGTTCGCGAGGAGGTTCCCGCGCTCAAAGCCGCCGTCCGCGACTTAGAGGACGAACTTGAGAAGGCGAAGAAGAATCGGGAAAACATCTCACAGGTCGTAGACGACCTCAAACAGCAAAAACGCGAGTTGCAAGACGAATTAGACGAGGTCGAACAACAACTGCGCGCCCGCCAACAGGAGTACGCAGAACTCAACGCACACGCAGACGAGTCCGGCGATTCGTCTTATGGGCGCGCAGTCACGACCATCCTGAACGGGGACCTCGATGGGGTTCACGGCACGGTTGGCCAACTCGGCGGCGTCTCCCAGCAGTATGCGACGGCGTGTGAAACCGCCGCAGGAGGCCGACTCGCGCACGTCGTCGTCGGTGACGACGGCATCGGTCAGCGGTGTATCGAGTACCTGAAACGCCGGAACGCGGGTCGCGCGACGTTCTTGCCCATCAACAAGATGCACACGCGGCGCTTGCCGAGCGTGCCGAACCACGACGGTGTCGTTGACTTCGCCTACAACCTCGTTGACTTCGACAAAGAGTACGCGGGCATCTTCTCGTACGTCCTCGGCGACACGCTTGTCGTGGACTCCATCGAAACCGCCCGCGACCTGATGGGTGATTTCCGACTCGTCACGCTCTCTGGCGAACTCGTCGAAAAGAGCGGCGCGATGACCGGTGGGTCGTCCAGTGGCTCGCGCTACTCGTTTTCGAAATCCGGCAAGGGCCAACTCGAACGCGTCGCGGAGAAAATCGCCTCGCTCGAAGACGAGCGCCGGGAGTTGAACGAGGAGATTCGTGGCGTCGAAGAGCGCCTTGACGACGCCCGTGACCGGAAAACGGACGCGACCGACCAAGTCCGGGACATCGAAGCCGACGTAGAGCGCGTCCAAGGTGAACTCGACAGCACGGACGAGCGCATCGAAGCGCTCGAAGCGCGCATCACGGAAATCGAGAGCGAGCGCGAAGACGTAAACGAGGAGATGCAGTCGCTCGAAGCCGACCTGACGGCCCACGACGAGCGCATCGCGGAGATTGAGTCGGCCATCGCGGAGCTGGAATCGGAACTCGCAGACTCGAAGATTCCACAGCTCACGAACGAGATGGACGAGATTCGCGCGAGCATCGAGGAGTACGAGGCTCAACAGGACAAGTTCGACGCGCGGCTCAACGAACTCGGCTTGGAGAAACAGTATGCAGAGGAGTCCATCGAAGACCTCCATGGCGAAATCGAGTCCGCCCAGAACAAGAAGGCAGACCAGCAAGAGCGGATTGCCGACCTCGAAGGCAAAATCGAAGACCAGCACGCCGTTCTCGAAGAAAAAGAGAGCCAAGTCGAGGACTTAGAAGACGAACTCGCAGACCTCAAAGCAGAGCGCGAGGAACTCAAAGGCGACCTCAAGGCAGCCAAACAGACCCGCGACGAGGCCCGCGAGAAGGTTTCAGGGGTCGAATCCAAACTCGACAGCGCGAAGAGCGCCGCAGACCGCCTCGAATGGGAGGTTGACGAACTCGCCGCGCAGGTGGGTGAGTACGACCCCGAGGAGATTCCAGACCACGACGAGGTCAAACGCACCATTGGCCGTTTAGAGCGGAAGATGGAGGCCTTAGAGCCGGTCAACATGCTCGCCATCGACGAGTACGACGAGGTCAAAGACAGCTTAGACGACCTCACTGACAAGAAGGGGACGCTCGTAGACGAACGAGAGGCCATCAACGACCGCATTGAGTCTTACGAATCCTTGAAAAAGGAGACGTTCATGGACGCCTTCTCGGACATCAACGACAACTTCGAGGAGATTTTCGCAAGCCTCTCGCGTGGGTCTGGCACCTTGCATCTCGAAAACGAGGCCGACCCGTTCGACGGCGGCCTGACGATGAAAGCCCAGCCGGGCGACAAGCCAATCCAGCGCCTCGATGCGATGTCGGGTGGGGAGAAATCGCTTACTGCGCTCGCGTTCATCTTCGCGCTTCAGCGCTACAACCCCGCGCCGTTCTACGCGCTCGACGAGGTGGACGCCTTCTTAGACGCGGTGAACGCCGACCTCGTCGGCGAGATGGTGGACGAACTCGCGGGCGACGCCCAGTTCGTCGTCGTCTCCCACCGCTCTGCGATGCTCGAACGCTCAGAGCGCGCCATCGGCGTCACGATGCACGATGACAACGTGAGCGTCGTGACTGGTATCGACCTGAGCAGTCAGGAGGTGCCCGCCGATGACTGAAGCCGAACCAAAGCCGATCATCGAAGAAGAGGCCCACGAAGAGCCGGTCGAACTGCTCGTACAGTTGGCAGAAGAGGGCGAAATCGAGCCGTGGGACATCGACATCGTGGAGGTCACAGACAAGTTCCTCGCCGCGCTCGACGAAGCCGACCTGCGCACCTCGGGACGGGCACTGTTCTACGCGAGCGTCCTCCTCCGAATGAAATCAGACGCGCTGCTCGAACCGGACGACCCGGAACCCGAAGAGGAGTGGGTCGAGCCGTGGGAAGCCCCGCCCGGTCAGGAACCCGAGTTCGACGGTCCCGACCCCATCGCCGGACTCGAAGCCGAGATGGAGCGCCGTCTCGACCGCAAATCGGTGCGCGGCACGCCCCAGACACTCGACCAACTCGTGCGCGAACTGCGCGAGGCAGAGCGCGGAACGTGGTGGAAAGAGAGTCGCCAGTACGACACCTCGAACTCGCCAAAGGGCTTTCGTCGCGGCACGCAGACGCTCGACTATCGGTCGGCCGACGACTTCCGGATGGACGACGAACCGACCGAAGAGGAGGTCACGGGCACGGCCCACACCGAACACATCGAAGAAGTCATCGACGACGTGTGGCTGATGCTCAAAGAGCAGTACGAACACGGCCGCACCGAAGTGCTGTTCGAGGAGGTTTCCACGGCAGGCGGTTCGCGGGTCACGACGTTCCTTGCGCTCTTGTTCATGGCACACCGTGGGCGGGTTCATCTGGAGCAAGAGGACATCTTCGGTGACCTCTGGATTCAGAATCCGTCGGCCGTTTCGACGGCGAGCGATGCGGTGGCGGAGACCGACTGAAGCGGTTTTGTTGTTTTCGGTGTTCTCAGTGTAGAGTGGCGATACAATTATAATGGAAAACCATGTATGGTAATGTGTAGCATGACTCCAACGAAACTTCAGGAACGGCTCAAAGAGACGGAAGGACGGGTTGACCACGACGAACTCCTCCGAGCGCTCACGTACGTGCGCCATACCCGTCGGTAATACCCACTTTACAGCTGTCGAAAAACGCCGTGAGCGACGGCTTTACAGGTAGTCGCCGACGAGCAGTTCGACGCGCTCGCGAGTTGCTGCTGGAATCGCCTCCGCTGGCGTGTTTATCGTGCCTTCGAGCGCCGTGTGCGCGCCACATTCGAAGTCCTCGGGGAGCGTGCGGATGGCTTCCTCGACCGTGCGCTTGATGGCTTCTTGATTCTTTGCTGCGTTCTCTAAGACTTCGGCGAGCGTGACTTCGTGGTCTTTTTTCCACACGTCGTAGTCGGTGACGCCGGCGACGGTGGCGTAGGCGATTTCGGCTTCGCGGGCGAGTTTGGCTTCTGGAATCGAGGTCATCCCAACCACATCCCAGCCCTGTGCGCGGTAGAACTCGGATTCTGCGCGCGTCGAGTACTGTGGGCCTTCGATGCAGACGTAGGTGCCGCCCTCTTGGACGTTGGCGTTCGTGACTTCTTTCGCTGCCGCAGAGAGGTGGCTCACGAGTTCGGGGCTGTACGGTTCGGTGATGGGCTGGTGGACGACGATGCCGTCGCCGAAGAAGGTGGATTTCCGGTGTTTCGTCCGGTCGAAAATCTGGTTCGGGACGACGAGCGTGCCCGGGTGCAGGCTCGATTTCAGGCTGCCGACCGCGTTGCTCGCGAGGATGTACTTCACGCCGAGTTTTTTGAACGCATAGATGTTCGCGCGGTAGGGCAGATGCGTCGGTGAGCGACCGTGTTTCGAGCCGTGGCGCGGGAGGAAGGCAACTTCGCGGCCGGTGTCGCCGAACTCCCCGATGGTGACGGGTGCGCTTGGTTCGCCATACGGCGTCTCGACAACCTCCTCGCGGGTGTTTTCGAGCGGGAGGGCTTCGTAGATTCCACTGCCGCCGATAAAGCCAATCATAGACAAAACTTCTCGACCCCGCCACCTAAGAATTCCGAGACGCTACTCTGTGAGCGTCCACTCGCCCTGCCCGACCGATGCGATGACGCCGCGGCGGTTCATCTCACCGAGGACTTCGTTCAGGCGATTTGGCTGGGCGATTTCCATCTCGATGCGGTCTACTTCGTGGTAGTGTTTGAGGAAGTGGCGGATGTCCTCTTGGGTATAGCTGTCCTGTCCGGCTTTCTCCATCACACCGCTCGTGAGGTCAATCATGTCCTCTATGAAGTTCCACGGGTAGACGACCCACGCCCACTCTTCGAGTTTTTCGCCAACGAAATCCGGCTCGAACTCGCTCGTCCCGAGCAGTTGGAGGGTTGCGGTGCGGACCTCGCCGGGGTTGCGGTCGCGGACGTACTCGTCTGCGCGCTTGATGGAGCCGCCCGTGTCCGCGATGTCGTCGATGATGAGCACGTCTTTGCCTTCGACGGAGCCTTCCGGCATGGGATAGCGCACTTCGGGGCTGCCCGATTTCTGGGCGGTGCCGACGTAGTGTTCCATCTTGAGGCTCGTGAGGTCGTCAAGCCCGAGGAAGTCACAGATACAGCG from Haladaptatus sp. ZSTT2 encodes:
- a CDS encoding amidohydrolase; the encoded protein is MTDALKRRVCAAIDDHREEIIALAQSIQAEPELGFKEVETTKKVAAVFESLDLEVETDIAITGARARAGSGEFTAAVFGELDALVNPEHPLADPETGACHACGHHAQVANLAGTAFGLIASDVVDELDGEVEFIGVPAEEYLDLGYRRELVESGDIEFFGGKQELIRRGYLDDIDMAMMMHAGSDEPDRVITSNFSTNGFVGKFVTYTGKEAHAGAAPEEGINALNAAMIGMNAVHAQREVFKDDDAVRVHPIITKGGDGVNVVPSDVRMESYVRAKTVEAVTEANETVNRALTSGALAVGGDIEINDFPGYMPLRTDQTIVSAYDENARELVGEDAVTPGRPHITGSTDMGDVTQILPGIHPWTGGFEGSVHSREFGVVDEEMAYILPAKLTACTLVDLLTDTEAMDTLRAEKAEKLSSDEYLSMIRSIRADVAESYRD
- a CDS encoding DUF7518 family protein codes for the protein MTRGNRVEELETRVKELQASVSGLTDELIETKERVKALEEEVQPEDLLDRKLTRKTEAEDTSEATKGQESEDADSTDEESTQTDDIIVA
- the smc gene encoding chromosome segregation protein SMC codes for the protein MHIKEIVLDNFKSFGRKTRIPFYEDFTTVSGPNGSGKSNIIDSVLFALGLARTRGIRAEKLTDLIYNPGDDGDARGDETREASVEVVLDNSERTLSRQQVVSAAGTENIGEVDDISIRRRVKETPENYYSYYYLNGRSVNLSDIQGLLAQAGITPEGYNVVMQGDVTGIIQMTPYERRGIIDEIAGVAEFDAKKDAAFEELEVVKDRIAEAELRIEEKQARLDQLKDERETALEYKGYREEKQEYVGYLKAAELEDKRAELAKTEKRIERHEKKLESLQSDLDEKQGRVLRLEEELETLNAEIETKGEDEQLRIKREIEEVKGEIARLEDAISAAEERIQEAEQRRREAFIQIDRKQETVDDVESEIRETKVAKASVVAEIQQHEANLAELQAEIDAVDTEYDEVKAELTEKREALEEAKTAKNATQREQDRLLDEARRRSNEQAEKQAEIETVREEVPALKAAVRDLEDELEKAKKNRENISQVVDDLKQQKRELQDELDEVEQQLRARQQEYAELNAHADESGDSSYGRAVTTILNGDLDGVHGTVGQLGGVSQQYATACETAAGGRLAHVVVGDDGIGQRCIEYLKRRNAGRATFLPINKMHTRRLPSVPNHDGVVDFAYNLVDFDKEYAGIFSYVLGDTLVVDSIETARDLMGDFRLVTLSGELVEKSGAMTGGSSSGSRYSFSKSGKGQLERVAEKIASLEDERRELNEEIRGVEERLDDARDRKTDATDQVRDIEADVERVQGELDSTDERIEALEARITEIESEREDVNEEMQSLEADLTAHDERIAEIESAIAELESELADSKIPQLTNEMDEIRASIEEYEAQQDKFDARLNELGLEKQYAEESIEDLHGEIESAQNKKADQQERIADLEGKIEDQHAVLEEKESQVEDLEDELADLKAEREELKGDLKAAKQTRDEAREKVSGVESKLDSAKSAADRLEWEVDELAAQVGEYDPEEIPDHDEVKRTIGRLERKMEALEPVNMLAIDEYDEVKDSLDDLTDKKGTLVDEREAINDRIESYESLKKETFMDAFSDINDNFEEIFASLSRGSGTLHLENEADPFDGGLTMKAQPGDKPIQRLDAMSGGEKSLTALAFIFALQRYNPAPFYALDEVDAFLDAVNADLVGEMVDELAGDAQFVVVSHRSAMLERSERAIGVTMHDDNVSVVTGIDLSSQEVPADD
- a CDS encoding ScpA family protein, which encodes MTEAEPKPIIEEEAHEEPVELLVQLAEEGEIEPWDIDIVEVTDKFLAALDEADLRTSGRALFYASVLLRMKSDALLEPDDPEPEEEWVEPWEAPPGQEPEFDGPDPIAGLEAEMERRLDRKSVRGTPQTLDQLVRELREAERGTWWKESRQYDTSNSPKGFRRGTQTLDYRSADDFRMDDEPTEEEVTGTAHTEHIEEVIDDVWLMLKEQYEHGRTEVLFEEVSTAGGSRVTTFLALLFMAHRGRVHLEQEDIFGDLWIQNPSAVSTASDAVAETD
- the mtnP gene encoding S-methyl-5'-thioadenosine phosphorylase gives rise to the protein MSMIGFIGGSGIYEALPLENTREEVVETPYGEPSAPVTIGEFGDTGREVAFLPRHGSKHGRSPTHLPYRANIYAFKKLGVKYILASNAVGSLKSSLHPGTLVVPNQIFDRTKHRKSTFFGDGIVVHQPITEPYSPELVSHLSAAAKEVTNANVQEGGTYVCIEGPQYSTRAESEFYRAQGWDVVGMTSIPEAKLAREAEIAYATVAGVTDYDVWKKDHEVTLAEVLENAAKNQEAIKRTVEEAIRTLPEDFECGAHTALEGTINTPAEAIPAATRERVELLVGDYL
- a CDS encoding phosphoribosyltransferase produces the protein MGDLPDEFKCTITNWEYIYGLCREVSNEVKAANFEPDVVVALARGGWFAGRCICDFLGLDDLTSLKMEHYVGTAQKSGSPEVRYPMPEGSVEGKDVLIIDDIADTGGSIKRADEYVRDRNPGEVRTATLQLLGTSEFEPDFVGEKLEEWAWVVYPWNFIEDMIDLTSGVMEKAGQDSYTQEDIRHFLKHYHEVDRIEMEIAQPNRLNEVLGEMNRRGVIASVGQGEWTLTE